The Pseudomonas sp. MH9.2 genomic interval CGCTTGCCGGTGGACGCGCTCAAAATCGATCAATCGTTCGTGCGCGATGCAACCACTGACCCCAACGACGCCGAAATCATCCGCGCCATCGTGGCCATGGCCCAGAGTCTGAACCTGGCAGTGATCGCCGAGGGCGTGGAAAAACCGGAACAACTGAGGTTTCTCGAACAATTGGGTTGCCATTTATATCAAGGGTATTTGTTCAGCGAGGCGCTGCCGCTGGAGGGGTTTATGGGGATGCTGAGTCAGGAACAAGAGCCATGAGTTTGGCCGCCATAAGCCCATAAACAAGAAAGGCGCCGATCAGGGCGCCTTTCTTGAGCCAGAATGATTTCAAGCCGCCTCGCTGTGAACAAATCCAATCAACTGTCCGATCCGCTCGCAATCGGTCTCACGCCGCAGGGTGTTAAACAGCGTTGTCGCCTCGGGATAGCTTTTGGTCAGCAGCGCCAGCCATTGCTTCAAACGGCCGGGGGCCTGAATCGGGGTCATTTTGTTCAACGCCTGTTGCCAGAAGTCTTGCAGGAAGGGCTGCAGTTGCGTCCAGGTCATCTCGATCACGTCTTCGCCCGCCTCGGCAGCCGCAATTTGCCGGGCCAGATCAGGGCGCGCGACCAACCCGCGACCGATCATGATGTCTCGGGCGCCACATATTTCCCGGCAGCGTCGCCAGTCGTCAACGGTCCAGATTTCGCCGTTGGCAACGACCGGGACCTTGACCACTTCCTGGATACGCGCGATCCATTCCCAGTGCGCTGGCGGTTTGTAGCCATCGACCTTGGTCCGAGCATGGACCACAATCTGCTCCGCACCACCATCGGCCAGTGCCCGGGCGCAATCGAGAGCGCCCTCCGGGCTTTCATAACCCAGACGCATTTTCGCCGTCACCGGGATATGCGCAGGCACAGCGCGCCGTACATGGTTGACGATGCTGTGCAGCAACTCCGGCTCTTTGAGCAGGATCGCGCCGCCACGGGAACGATTGACGGTCTTGGCCGGACAACCGAAGTTCAGGTCCAGCACGGGGGCACCCAGCTCACAGGCATAGGCTGCGTTTTCGGCCAGGCACACAGGATCGGAACCCAGCAATTGCAGGCGTAAGGGCACACCCGCATCGGTCTTCGCCCCCTGGTGCAACTCCGAGGCGTATTTGTAGAAGTAGTGGGCCGGCATCAGGCGCTCGGACACACGAATGAATTCGGTCACACACCAATCGATGCCGCCAACCTGAGTCAGCACATCGCGCAGGATGTCGTCGACCAACCCCTCCATGGGCGCCAAGGCAATTTGCATGGGTCACACTCGAAAAAAAGTCCGGCAGTTTACGGGGCGTCCACTGGATTGGAAACGCTTATACGCCGTTTGGCGTCAGGCTTGCGGGTTGACCAGCGCCGGACCATAGCCTTCGATGAACTCGGCAGGCATACGTTTGGGTTTACCGCTGGACAGTTCGATGCAGACGAAGGTGGTTTGCGCGCGCAGTAACGTCAGACCGTCACTTGGCCGCTTGAGCTGAAAACGGCGGGTCATCTTCAGGCGTTGATCCCAATCGACGATCCAGGTTGCCAATTGCAGCTCGTCGTCCTCGTAGGCGCTGGCCAGGTAGTCGATTTCATGCCGGACCACCGCCATCGCCCGATCGATTCGACGGTACTCGCTCAAATCCAGGCCAAGCCGTTGTGAATGTCGCCATGCGCAACGCTCCAGCCAAGTCACGTACACCGCATTATTGGCATGACCCAGCCCATCGATGTCTTCAGCCACCACACTCAGGTCAATGACGAATGGCGTTGCCAGATCCCAGCTCATGCTCGCTCCTTGATGTGTGCCCCAACGTGGAGAGCAACTCGCGAGCAGTGTAACGGAAGCTCAGGCAGATTGGCGCTGCGGGTGTGCGCTGCCGGCCAGCAACGCCAACACGCCCTCGATCACCTTCGGATCGGCCAGCACCCGCTGATGTCCGCCCTGCTTGAGGAGCAACAAGCGGCTGTCAAACCAGGCATCGTGGATCCGTTGCGCTTCGTCCACCGGCACCATGAGGTCATCCTCCGCATGCACGATCAAGCCTGGCACATTCAGCTCATAGCGGCTGACATCCAGCGCAGACGCCGCCATGCCCACCTCGCGTTCGAACTGCCTGATGAACGAAGAGCGCGCAACAGGTGGCAATCCAACCCGATGCGCAAAACCACGCAGCACCCCCAATACACGGCGCGGCGCGGCAATGCTCACCAGGGTTTCGCTGCGCAGGCCCATCTGAGTCGCCAGCAGCACGCTGGCGCCGCCCATGGAATGGCCAATTACGGCTTTGAGTGGCGGAAGCTCTGCCGAAGCTTCCAGCAGCGCCCTGGCAAACAACACCACATGAGCTTCATGACCGGGGGACTGTCCATGGACTGGACCGTCAAGCGCCACGACGGTATAACCCGCAGTGACCAAGGCCTCTATCAAACTGGCGAATTGGGTTGGGCGCCCTTCCCAGCCATGCATGAGCAACACCGTAGGACCCGCCCCCCAACGCAAGGCGGAAAGACCGAAGCGCAAGGTCACGCGCTCGGCACGGGCCAGGACTGGCAACTCCCAGTCAGACGGCAATCGATGCTGCGGGGTAGTGAACGCCAGATGCATTTTTGCTGCCACCAACCTGGGTGCCAGCCGACCCAAGGTGCCATTGACTCCGCGAATCCAGCCTAACCTGCTCATCGCTTCTCTCCTGCAAACCCACTGCGTTGCGTTGTGTGTTTTAAATTCTGGCACTGCAAACAGCGTTGATCACAGTACCGCCGACTTTGCGGCCCGGAGCACCCGGTCAGATAATTCGCAAGGGCCTAAAGCGCGCGCCAAGGCCAGACCACCGGTCATCAATGCCATGTCCGCCAGGACCTTGTCGGCGTCCTCAGGGCTGTCCGCCAATTGCGCCACCATCAACTCCACATGCTCGGCCAATACCGCACGAAAACCGTCAGGCAGACGCGACAGCTCACCCACGGTTGATGGCAACGGACAGGCATGCTCCGTAGCGTCCCGATGCTTACGCGACAAATAGAAGGCAGCGACCAGCGCTCGGCGCTCATCGCCAGCCAAGTGCTCGTCAATTTGCGCCATCAGCGCCCTGCGCTGGCCGAGCAATTGACTGAAGGCCTCGAGCATCAAGGCATCCTTACTTTCAAAGTGCGCGTAAAAACCACCCACCGTAAGGCCGGCAGCACCCATCACGTTGCTGACACTCGGCTCAACCGGACCCTGCTGGATCAGAGCAGAGCTGGCGGCCTGAAGAATACGCTCGCGGGTTTGCGCCTTTTTATCGTTCATGCTCGCCTCCAAATATTATGGATATAATATTATCTCCATAATATTTATTGGCAAGCAGATTGTCATGCCGCCGGTCGGCAGGACGAATGCGATACAGCGCAGGAAGGGGTTGACGGAAAATACGGCAGGAGGGGTAAAACGCAGCACAAAAACAAAAGGGCCATTCAATAATTGAATGACCCTTGGTCCCGTAGAACGGGCAATCGTGGCGTCCCCTAGGGGACTCGAACCCCTGTTACCGCCGTGAAAGGGCGGTGTCCTAGGCCACTAGACGAAGGGGACGCAAAACCTTCTATACAACGTGATCAGACTGAGCCTGATCGATTCAAGGCCTGCGTGGCCAAGCCTTGAACTGTACAATTTGGTGGAGCTAAACGGGATCGAACCGTTGACCTCTTGCATGCCATGCAAGCGCTCTCCCAGCTGAGCTATAGCCCCGGATTTTTCGCCTCACGGCGGAGCAATACCTCGCGGCACTGCTTCTTGATACTGGCGTCCCCTAGGGGACTCGAACCCCTGTTACCGCCGTGAAAGGGCGGTGTCCTAGGCCACTAGACGAAGGGGACGCAAAACCTTCTATACAACGTGATCAGACTGAGCCTGATCGATTCAAGGCCTGCGTGGCCAAGCCTTGAATTGTACAATTTGGTGGAGCTAAACGGGATCGAACCGTTGACCTCTTGCATGCCATGCAAGCGCTCTCCCAGCTGAGCTATAGCCCCACGTTGTGGACGGGGCGCATATTAAGCGCGACCTTGGAACCTGTCAAATATATTTTCAACAAATTTCAATATTTTTCGTCGGCATAACAATCACTTACCGTCCAACCCCCGTAAATCCGGGGGCGCAACGGCCACTGTGCGCCCTACTCCAGGCAGACACAATGACCCACAACGCCTGGTGAGCGTGTCAGGCAATGGCGCCCAACAGCTTTTCCCATTCCTTGTTTTCTTTCTTCGATACGCCGCCAAGCAAGTCGATGGCCTGACGCAGACGGAAGCGTGTCAGGTCCGGACCGAGGATTTCCATCGCGTCGAGGACCGAGACCGAGCTGGCCTGCCCCGTGATTGCAGCAAACATCAGCGGCATGGCGTCGCGCAGTTTGAGCTCCAAGTGCTCGACCACAGCCTGAATGCAGCCTGTAATCGGATCTTTTTCCCACTGGCGCAGAGTCTCCAGTTTCCACAGAATCAACTGCATCAACTGCCGGACCTGATCGGGCGACAGTTTTTTGTGTTCGAACAGTTTGGCATCCAGCTGCAAGCCACCGGCGAAGAAGAAACCGGCCAACGGCGCAATCTGACTGAAAGTTTCTACGCGCCCCTGAACGTGAGGAGCGATTTTCATCATGTACTCGGGGTTCAGCGCCCAATTCTGCACACGACGGGCAAACTCTTCGACCGGCAACTCGCGCAGCCATTGGCCGTTGAGCCAGGACAGCTTCTCGATATCGAAAATCGGCCCGCCCAGGGAAACCCGCGACAGGTCGAAATGCTCGACCATTTCTTCCAGCGAGAACTTCTCGCGCTCGTCCGGCATCGACCAGCCCATGCGACCCAGGTAGTTGAGCATGGCTTCAGGCATGAAACCCATACGCTCGTAGAACGTCACCGAAGTCGGGTTCTTGCGCTTGGACAGCTTGCTCTTGTCCGGGTTACGCAGCAGCGGCATGTAGCACAGCTCCGGCTGATCCCAACCGAAATACTCGTACAGCAGGATCAGTTTAGGTGCCGACGGCAGCCACTCTTCGCCGCGCAGGACATGGGTGATACCCATCAGATGGTCGTCGACGACGTTGGCCAGAAAATAGGTCGGCAACCCATCGGTCTTCATCAACACTTGCATGTCCATGCGATCCCACGGGATCTCGACGTCGCCACGCAGCATGTCCGGCACCACGCAAACGCCTTCGCTTGGCACTTTCATGCGGATTACATGCGGTTCGCCAGCGTCCAGTCGACGCTGAACCTCTTCCTTCGACAGCAACAGTGCACGGCCGTCGTAGCGCGGGGTTTCGCCCCGGGCCATCTGTTCGGCACGCATCTGATCGAGCTCTTCCGCGGTGCAGAAGCACGGGAACGCGTAGCCCATCTCGACCAGCTGCTTGGAATACTTCTGGTAAATGTCGCCCCGCTCGCTCTGCCGATACGGGCCGTGAGGACCACCGACATCCGGGCCTTCGCTCCACTCGATTCCCAACCAGCGCAACGCATCGAAAATCTGCTGTTCAGACTCACGTGTCGAGCGCACTTGGTCAGTGTCTTCGATGCGCAGGATGAACTCGCCACCGTGTTGCTTGGCAAAGCAATAATTGAACAATGCGATGTAGGCAGTGCCAACGTGGGGGTCGCCAGTGGGCGATGGCGCGATGCGGGTGCGGACGGTGGTCATGAAAGATCTCGAATAGGTCGAACAAGCGTCGAATCTTAACAGGCGCACCCCCCATGGCTCCAGCGCAGGGGCGTAATCAACGTACGGCCGAGCGCCTGCATACCTCATAGAAGGTAGATACAAGGCATAACGGACTAAATGAATACCCAAACATCACCTGCAGTCATTATTCTGGCGTATGGCTATATGCCAGAATTAAACACTGATAAGTTTGCTTACATTTCAAATAATTTAGAACGCCCATGCCCGCCCAACTTAAACGCCGCGTGTACATCTTCTTCACGATTGCCCTACTGATCGCCCTCGCCTTTTTTGCCCAGTGGTACTTCAAGGGCCGCTTCTATGAAACCACCGACAACGCCTATGTACAGGGCGAAATCACCCGAATTTCCAGCCAGCTCGCCGCGCGCGTCGACGAAGTTCTGGTCCAGGACAACCAGCACGTCGAAAAAGGTCAACTGTTGGTGAAGCTAGATGCCGCTGACTTCCATCTGGCCGTTGACCGGGCGAAGGCCATGCTCGATACCCGTGAAGCCGAGCGGATTCAGGCAAACAGCAAGTTGACCCAGCAAGCCAGCATGATTGCGTCCGCCGAAGCCCAAGTGGCAGCCAGTCAAGCAACCTTCGGACGCACACAAATCGATTTAAACCGCGCAGAGACTTTGCGCAAACCCGGCTACATTTCCGAAGAGCGCGTCACCACCCTGTCTGCCGACAGCCATATCGCACGTTCGCAGGTCACCAAGGCCCAGGCCGAAGTACAAGGCCAGCGGCAACAGGTGGTCGCCCTTTCGGCGGAAATCAAACGCCTCGACGCGCAGATCGCCAATGCCCGCACCGACCTTGCCCAAGCTGAACTCAACCTGCAACGCAGCGAGATTCGTGCGCCACTCAGCGGGATGATAGGCCAACGCGGGGCGCGCAACGGCCAATATGTACAGGTCGGCGCGTACCTGCTGTCTATCGTGCCGGATGAAGACATCTGGATTCAGGCCAACTTCAAGGAAACCCAGATCGGCCATATGGCGCCAGGGCAAGCAGCCGAACTGATTTTCGACGCCTATTCCGACACCCCCATCAACGCCAGGGTGGAAAGCCTGTTCGCCGCCTCCGGTGCGCAATTCAGCCTGCTGCCGCCGGACAACGCCACCGGCAACTTCACCAAGGTGGTACAGCGTATTCCAGTGAAGCTGACCTTTGCCGCCGATAACCCGTTGCACGGCAAAATCCGTCCCGGCATGTCGGTGACAGTCAAGGTCAACATCAAGGCAAACGGCGCTGACAGTGGCCGGTGATCAACTGATCCGCCCCGCTGGCGAGCCAAGCCGACGGGACTGGATCGCGGTCATGAGCGTGATGCTGGGCGCTTTTATGGCGGTGCTGGACATCCAGATCACCAACTCTTCGCTCAAGGACATTCAGGGCGCGCTGTCGGCGACCCTTGAAGAAGGCTCGTGGATTTCCACCTCGTACCTGGTGGCGGAAATTATTATGATTCCGCTCACCGCCTGGCTGGTGCAGTTGCTCTCAGCGCGACGCCTGGCGGTCTGGGTTTCGGGCGGGTTTCTGCTGTCCTCCATGCTCTGCTCCATGGCCTGGAGTCTGGACAGCATGATCGTGTTGCGCGCCTTGCAGGGCTTCACCGGTGGCGCGCTGATCCCGCTGGCGTTCACCATGACCCTGATCAAACTGCCCGAGCAT includes:
- a CDS encoding tRNA dihydrouridine synthase; this encodes MQIALAPMEGLVDDILRDVLTQVGGIDWCVTEFIRVSERLMPAHYFYKYASELHQGAKTDAGVPLRLQLLGSDPVCLAENAAYACELGAPVLDLNFGCPAKTVNRSRGGAILLKEPELLHSIVNHVRRAVPAHIPVTAKMRLGYESPEGALDCARALADGGAEQIVVHARTKVDGYKPPAHWEWIARIQEVVKVPVVANGEIWTVDDWRRCREICGARDIMIGRGLVARPDLARQIAAAEAGEDVIEMTWTQLQPFLQDFWQQALNKMTPIQAPGRLKQWLALLTKSYPEATTLFNTLRRETDCERIGQLIGFVHSEAA
- a CDS encoding alpha/beta fold hydrolase, which gives rise to MSRLGWIRGVNGTLGRLAPRLVAAKMHLAFTTPQHRLPSDWELPVLARAERVTLRFGLSALRWGAGPTVLLMHGWEGRPTQFASLIEALVTAGYTVVALDGPVHGQSPGHEAHVVLFARALLEASAELPPLKAVIGHSMGGASVLLATQMGLRSETLVSIAAPRRVLGVLRGFAHRVGLPPVARSSFIRQFEREVGMAASALDVSRYELNVPGLIVHAEDDLMVPVDEAQRIHDAWFDSRLLLLKQGGHQRVLADPKVIEGVLALLAGSAHPQRQSA
- a CDS encoding HlyD family secretion protein — protein: MPAQLKRRVYIFFTIALLIALAFFAQWYFKGRFYETTDNAYVQGEITRISSQLAARVDEVLVQDNQHVEKGQLLVKLDAADFHLAVDRAKAMLDTREAERIQANSKLTQQASMIASAEAQVAASQATFGRTQIDLNRAETLRKPGYISEERVTTLSADSHIARSQVTKAQAEVQGQRQQVVALSAEIKRLDAQIANARTDLAQAELNLQRSEIRAPLSGMIGQRGARNGQYVQVGAYLLSIVPDEDIWIQANFKETQIGHMAPGQAAELIFDAYSDTPINARVESLFAASGAQFSLLPPDNATGNFTKVVQRIPVKLTFAADNPLHGKIRPGMSVTVKVNIKANGADSGR
- the gltX gene encoding glutamate--tRNA ligase, coding for MTTVRTRIAPSPTGDPHVGTAYIALFNYCFAKQHGGEFILRIEDTDQVRSTRESEQQIFDALRWLGIEWSEGPDVGGPHGPYRQSERGDIYQKYSKQLVEMGYAFPCFCTAEELDQMRAEQMARGETPRYDGRALLLSKEEVQRRLDAGEPHVIRMKVPSEGVCVVPDMLRGDVEIPWDRMDMQVLMKTDGLPTYFLANVVDDHLMGITHVLRGEEWLPSAPKLILLYEYFGWDQPELCYMPLLRNPDKSKLSKRKNPTSVTFYERMGFMPEAMLNYLGRMGWSMPDEREKFSLEEMVEHFDLSRVSLGGPIFDIEKLSWLNGQWLRELPVEEFARRVQNWALNPEYMMKIAPHVQGRVETFSQIAPLAGFFFAGGLQLDAKLFEHKKLSPDQVRQLMQLILWKLETLRQWEKDPITGCIQAVVEHLELKLRDAMPLMFAAITGQASSVSVLDAMEILGPDLTRFRLRQAIDLLGGVSKKENKEWEKLLGAIA
- a CDS encoding TetR/AcrR family transcriptional regulator, with protein sequence MNDKKAQTRERILQAASSALIQQGPVEPSVSNVMGAAGLTVGGFYAHFESKDALMLEAFSQLLGQRRALMAQIDEHLAGDERRALVAAFYLSRKHRDATEHACPLPSTVGELSRLPDGFRAVLAEHVELMVAQLADSPEDADKVLADMALMTGGLALARALGPCELSDRVLRAAKSAVL
- a CDS encoding thioesterase family protein → MSWDLATPFVIDLSVVAEDIDGLGHANNAVYVTWLERCAWRHSQRLGLDLSEYRRIDRAMAVVRHEIDYLASAYEDDELQLATWIVDWDQRLKMTRRFQLKRPSDGLTLLRAQTTFVCIELSSGKPKRMPAEFIEGYGPALVNPQA